A genomic window from Triticum urartu cultivar G1812 chromosome 7, Tu2.1, whole genome shotgun sequence includes:
- the LOC125522516 gene encoding berberine bridge enzyme-like Cyn d 4 has product MATLRGRGLALAFLASFLSVHLVMASSDDFLQCVRDKIPGELVYTQCSSSFSGVLVNYIKNAKFVNTTAKPLCIVTPTDASHVQAAVRCGRGHGVRLRVRSGGHDYEGLSYRSARQEVFGLLDLAALRAVSVDEAASTAWVESGATIGELYYAVAKNNPRLAFPSGECPTIGVGGHFSGGGIGMMMRKYGLSIDRVVDAKLVNANGELLDRAGMGEDLFWAIRGGGGGNFGVVLSWKVQLVPVPATVTVFNIARTLEQGAVDILTRWQDVAPALPSELTITVMVTGQQAVFRALYLGECGSLASTMRDRFPELNMTSADCQPMTWLQSAALSFFSFTNSKPVEDVLLPRPASPSTFSKGKSDYVRQAIPKAVWKEVYASWFTMKGAGVIVLEPHGGYMCGVPEDATPYPHRRGVLYVIQYIAYWMSADGGPAATSWLDGFYGFMAHHVTKHPREAYVNFRDLDIGQNALEEEDGLGAAENARFWGQRYFLGNYEKLAKVKAAVDPTNFFRNEQSIPPMRNQPRE; this is encoded by the coding sequence ATGGCTACGCTCAGAGGCAGAGGCCTGGCTCTCGCGTTTCTAGCGAGCTTCCTCTCGGTCCACCTGGTCATGGCCTCCTCCGACGACTTCCTGCAGTGCGTGCGGGACAAGATCCCCGGCGAGCTGGTGTACACGCAGTGCTCCAGCAGCTTCTCCGGCGTGCTGGTGAACTACATCAAGAACGCCAAGTTCGTCAACACCACGGCCAAGCCGCTGTGCATCGTGACGCCCACCGACGCGTCGCACGTGCAGGCCGCCGTCCGGTGCGGCCGCGGCCACGGCGTGCGCCTCCGCGTGCGCAGCGGCGGGCACGACTACGAGGGCCTGTCGTACCGGTCGGCGCGGCAGGAGGTGTTCGGCCTGCTCGACCTCGCGGCGCTCCGGGCCGTCAGCGTCGACGAGGCGGCCTCCACGGCGTGGGTCGAGTCCGGCGCCACCATCGGGGAGCTCTACTACGCCGTCGCCAAGAACAACCCCCGCCTCGCGTTCCCGTCCGGCGAGTGCCCCACCATCGGCGTGGGAGGGCACTTCAGCGGTGGAGGGATCGGGATGATGATGCGCAAGTACGGGCTGTCCATCGACAGGGTGGTGGACGCCAAGCTGGTGAACGCCAACGGGGAGCTCCTCGACCGGGCCGGCATGGGGGAGGACCTGTTCTGGGCCatccgcggcggcggcggcggcaacttCGGCGTGGTGCTGTCGTGGAAGGTCCAGCTGGTTCCCGTCCCGGCCACGGTGACGGTGTTCAACATCGCCAGGACGCTGGAGCAGGGCGCCGTCGACATCCTCACGAGATGGCAGGACGTGGCGCCGGCGCTCCCCAGCGAGCTCACGATCACGGTGATGGTGACGGGGCAGCAGGCCGTGTTCCGTGCGCTGTACCTGGGCGAGTGCGGGTCGCTGGCCTCGACGATGCGCGACCGCTTCCCGGAGCTGAACATGACGAGCGCCGACTGCCAGCCCATGACGTGGCTGCAGTCGGCGGCGCTGTCCTTCTTCAGCTTCACCAACAGCAAGCCGGTGGAGGACGTGCTCCTGCCGAGACCGGCCAGCCCGAGCACCTTCAGCAAGGGCAAGTCGGACTACGTCCGGCAGGCCATCCCCAAGGCGGTGTGGAAGGAGGTCTACGCCAGCTGGTTCACGATGAAGGGCGCCGGGGTGATCGTGCTGGAGCCGCACGGCGGGTACATGTGCGGCGTGCCCGAGGACGCCACGCCCTACCCGCACCGGCGCGGGGTGCTGTACGTGATCCAGTACATCGCGTACTGGATGAGCGCGGACGGCGGGCCGGCGGCGACGAGCTGGCTGGACGGGTTCTACGGGTTCATGGCGCACCACGTGACGAAGCACCCGCGGGAGGCATACGTCAACTTCCGGGACCTGGACATCGGGCAGAACGCgctggaggaggaggacggcTTGGGCGCCGCCGAGAACGCCCGCTTCTGGGGCCAGCGCTACTTCCTGGGCAACTACGAGAAGCTCGCCAAGGTGAAGGCCGCCGTCGATCCCACCAACTTCTTCCGGAACGAGCAGAGCATCCCGCCCATGCGCAACCAGCCACGCGAGTGA